A region of Burkholderia lata DNA encodes the following proteins:
- a CDS encoding dienelactone hydrolase family protein → MSQTSGSMITFRRPDGQELQGYLATPAKTEGAPAVVVIQEWWGLNDQIRGVADRLARCGYFALVPDLYRGKSTVEEEEAHHLMTGLDFGDAASQDIPGAVTHLKTLASRVAVTGYCMGGALTLLSLQFADADAGVTWYGFPPLDYLDPAKLKVPLMGHWATQDAFFAIDQVDALEKKLTDAKVNVEFHRYLAHHAFANETAVGPGRIAGTQFDPVWSQTAWDRTLTFFGRTLWEKQG, encoded by the coding sequence ATGTCTCAAACATCCGGTTCCATGATCACGTTTCGACGCCCGGACGGCCAGGAACTGCAGGGCTATCTCGCCACGCCGGCAAAGACCGAAGGCGCGCCCGCGGTCGTCGTCATCCAGGAATGGTGGGGGCTGAACGACCAGATCCGCGGCGTCGCGGATCGCCTCGCGCGCTGCGGCTACTTCGCGCTCGTGCCCGACCTGTATCGCGGCAAATCGACGGTCGAGGAAGAGGAGGCGCATCACCTGATGACCGGGCTCGATTTCGGCGACGCAGCTTCGCAGGACATTCCGGGCGCCGTGACGCATCTGAAGACGCTGGCCTCGCGGGTCGCGGTGACGGGTTACTGCATGGGCGGCGCACTCACGCTGCTGTCGCTGCAGTTCGCCGATGCGGACGCTGGCGTCACGTGGTACGGCTTCCCGCCGCTCGACTACCTCGATCCGGCCAAGCTCAAGGTGCCGCTGATGGGCCACTGGGCCACGCAGGACGCATTCTTCGCGATCGACCAGGTCGATGCGCTCGAAAAGAAGCTGACCGATGCGAAGGTCAATGTCGAATTCCATCGCTATCTCGCGCATCACGCATTCGCGAACGAAACGGCCGTCGGCCCCGGCCGCATCGCTGGCACGCAGTTCGATCCGGTGTGGTCGCAAACGGCGTGGGATCGTACGCTGACGTTCTTCGGCCGCACGCTTTGGGAAAAGCAGGGGTAA
- a CDS encoding DUF4148 domain-containing protein — translation MKSFIYAVVAATALSASYGAFAQSNPSGQLTRAQVRAELVQLEQAGYKPEVSDQYYPRALQTAQARVTNADETGYGAQAAAGVRAGRAIAVKQDGRDSVYFGQ, via the coding sequence ATGAAGTCGTTCATCTACGCAGTCGTCGCCGCAACCGCCCTGTCCGCCTCGTACGGCGCATTTGCACAATCGAACCCGTCGGGCCAGCTGACGCGTGCCCAGGTGCGCGCGGAACTCGTCCAGCTCGAACAGGCCGGCTACAAGCCCGAAGTCTCCGATCAGTATTACCCGCGCGCACTGCAGACCGCCCAGGCTCGCGTGACGAACGCCGATGAAACCGGCTACGGCGCGCAAGCCGCCGCTGGCGTACGCGCCGGCCGCGCGATCGCAGTCAAGCAGGATGGCCGCGACTCCGTGTATTTCGGCCAGTAA